A genomic segment from Phragmites australis chromosome 6, lpPhrAust1.1, whole genome shotgun sequence encodes:
- the LOC133922397 gene encoding protein CYTOKININ-RESPONSIVE GATA TRANSCRIPTION FACTOR 1-like, which yields MSTIYMSQLSTLPLMEGDQDQGLFPAFHIAKDPPILFPFMINSPVDQHQGQSYGDQHLRQQVLAESHQLFKDRMMMRAPDLFPTPSPFRRPTIQSIGSDMIQRSAYDPYDIENKRADGSTSSWAVAQPAKMKIMRKATSEYPEGGAARKPRRRAQAHQDESRQLQQQAVGVIRVCSDCNTTKTPLWRSGPCGPKSLCNACGIRQRKARRAMAAAAAAGNGGAAGVAFAAAQAKLAKNEKRADVDRSLPFKKRCKMAVVDHAAAAAKETPAVAAPTKEQGHGAVDNVAAAATTSLQSKGATPPPSMSFHAFPADEITDAAMLLMTLSCGLVRS from the exons ATGTCTACCATCTACATGAGCCAACTGTCTACTCTCCCTCTAATGGAGGGAGATCAGGATCAGGGGCTCTTTCCAGCCTTCCATATAGCAAAGGACCCTCCTATCTTGTTCCCTTTTATGATCAACAGCCCTGTAGATCAGCACCAAGGGCAAAGCTATGGAGACCAGCACTTGAGGCAGCAAGTTTTGGCTGAATCTCATCAACTG TTCAAAGATCGCATGATGATGAGAGCACCAGATCTCTTCCCTACGCCGTCACCGTTCCGCCGGCCGACCATACAAAGCATCGGCAGCGACATGATCCAGCGATCCGCGTATGATCCATACGATATTGAGAACAAGCGCGCTGATGGATCGACCAGCAGTTGGGCTGTGGCACAGCCAGCGAAGATGAAGATCATGCGGAAGGCGACGAGCGAGTATCCCGAGGGCGGGGCGGCAAGAAAGCCAAGGAGAAGAGCACAGGCACACCAAGATGAGAGCCGGCAACTGCAACAGCAGGCTGTGGGTGTCATTAGAGTGTGCTCCGACTGCAACACAACCAAGACCCCCTTGTGGAGGAGTGGTCCTTGTGGCCCAAAG TCTCTTTGCAACGCATGCGGCATAAGGCAAAGGAAGGCGCGGCGGGCGATGGCCGCGGCAGCTGCTGCCGGCAACGGTGGGGCGGCGGGAGTGGCGTTCGCCGCCGCGCAAGCAAAGCTAGCGAAGAATGAGAAGAGGGCGGACGTCGACCGGTCGCTGCCATTCAAGAAGCGGTGCAAGATGGCAGTCGTCGATCATGCTGCCGCAGCCGCCAAGGAGACGCCGGCCGTCGCCGCTCCAACGAAGGAACAGGGTCACGGCGCCGTTGACAACGTTgcagcggcggcgacgacgagtcTGCAGAGCAAGGGCGCCACTCCTCCTCCGTCGATGTCGTTCCACGCGTTCCCCGCGGACGAGATCACCGACGCCGCCATGCTTCTCATGACCCTGTCTTGTGGGCTCGTCCGCAGCTAG
- the LOC133923213 gene encoding retrovirus-related Pol polyprotein from transposon TNT 1-94: MFYSGSVSPPRSPALKKFKPNPKKPLEKRMGSGSDKAAQEAAMERAMNEAAGNLTWPMLTRTNYHEWSLLMQMNLEGMRLWDAIESSTVERRQDRLALAAVIRGVPKELHARLAAKKSAKEAWEAVKTMRLGADRVKEVNAQKLLREFETIAFHEGETVEDFAVRITDIATNLQALGETSVDDTRVVKKFLRVIPARYNQVAVAIKMFCDMKTLTIEELVGRLRAAEDRFEPTVVQVTDKAGRLLLTEEDWAARNKHRLQSESSSSGGKSGAHSGDKGKAAARGDSGVKLTSMGTPRRKGRCKNCGIYGHWAKECKKPKKEKERQEAAHVAKADVEQPALLLTEVCSVVHTSPTQSVFLNQERVFPGEYDEGVWILNTGATNHMTGCREALTSLDETVHGAVRFGDGSKVEIRGLGAVMVSGKNQEHRVLTEVYYIPSLKCNIISLGQLEEGGCRIEIDKGVLQVLDQERAVLVRATRENRLYTMKPTLCAPVCLLSKMEEEAWLWHARYGHLNFRSLWDLGVKEMVEGIPLIRRGEQVCDGCALGKQHRTPFPQTSAYRAERGLELFHGDLCGHISPPTPGGKSFFLLIVDDYSRFMWLELLTTKDEAF; the protein is encoded by the coding sequence ATGTTCTACAGCGGGTCAGTGAGCCCACCGCGATCACCGGCCTTGAAGAAGTTCAAGCCGAACCCCAAGAAGCCATTGGAGAAGAGGATGGGGAGCGGCAGCGACAAGGCGGCGCAGGAGGCGGCGATGGAGCGCGCGATGAATGAGGCGGCGGGGAATCTCACCTGGCCGATGCTGACCCGCACCAATTACCATGAATGGTCACTGCTTATGCAGATGAATCTGGAGGGTATGCGGTTGTGGGATGCGATCGAGTCATCTACGGTGGAGAGGCGGCAGGATCGCCTAGCCCTGGCCGCGGTGATACGCGGCGTTCCAAAAGAGCTGCACGCTAGGCTCGCGGCGAAGAAGAGTGCGAAGGAGGCCTGGGAGGCGGTGAAGACGATGCGGCTGGGGGCGGATCGAGTCAAGGAAGTGAACGCTCAGAAACTCCTGAGGGAGTTTGAGACGATCGCGTTCCATGAAGGGGAGACCGTCGAAGATTTCGCCGTCCGCATCACCGACATCGCCACAAATCTGCAGGCTCTCGGTGAAACCAGCGTTGACGACACCAGGGTCGTGAAGAAGTTCCTTCGTGTCATCCCGGCACGCTACAACCAGGTGGCGGTCGCGATCAAAATGTTTTGCGACATGAAGACGTTGACGATCGAAGAACTCGTGGGGCGACTCCGAGCTGCTGAGGATCGGTTCGAGCCCACGGTGGTTCAGGTAACTGACAAGGCCGGTCGGCTTCTGCTAACCGAGGAAGACTGGGCAGCAAGGAACAAGCATCGCCTCCAGTCTGAGTCGTCGTCATCCGGCGGCAAGAGTGGTGCACACTCCGGCGACAAGGGGAAGGCCGCAGCGCGCGGCGACTCCGGCGTCAAACTTACGTCGATGGGAACACCACGACGCAAGGGGAGGTGCAAGAACTGCGGCATCTATGGCCACTGGGCCAAGGAGTGCAAAAAGccgaagaaggagaaggagcgGCAGGAGGCCGCTCATGTGGCGAAGGCCGACGTCGAGCAGCCGGCACTGCTGCTGACGGAGGTCTGCAGCGTCGTGCACACCTCTCCGACGCAGAGCGTGTTCCTGAATCAGGAACGCGTGTTCCCGGGGGAGTACGATGAAGGCGTCTGGATCCTCAACACGGGCGCAACAAACCATATGACGGGGTGCCGTGAGGCGCTGACGTCACTCGACGAGACGGTGCATGGCGCCGTTCGCTTCGGAGATGGCTCCAAGGTGGAGATCCGCGGCCTCGGCGCCGTGATGGTCTCAGGCAAGAACCAAGAACACAGGGTTCTGACAGAGGTATATTACATTCCATCGCTGAAATGCAATATCATTAGTCTTGGACAATTGGAAGAGGGAGGATGCAGAATTGAGATCGACAAAGGCGTCCTGCAAGTGCTCGATCAGGAAAGAGCAGTCCTGGTACGGGCGACGCGCGAGAATAGGCTGTACACCATGAAGCCTACCCTGTGCGCGCCAGTCTGTCTGCTGTCCaagatggaagaagaagcatggCTTTGGCATGCTCGATATGGGCATCTGAACTTCCGGTCTCTATGGGACTTGGGAGTGAAGGAGATGGTTGAAGGCATACCTCTGATCCGGCGAGGCGAACAGGTGTGTGATGGCTGCGCACTTGGGAAGCAGCACCGCACGCCGTTCCCACAGACCTCGGCGTACCGCGCAGAGCGCGGACTGGAGCTATTCCATGGCGACCTGTGCGGCCACATCTCTCCACCGACTCCAGGAGGGAAATCATTTTTCCTCCTCATCGTGGATGACTACAGCAGGTTCATGTGGCTCGAGCTGCTGACAACTAAGGACGAGGCGTTTTAG